DNA from bacterium:
CGTTCGCGAAATCGAGGTTGCTCACCTCGGTCAGAAGATTCAAGCTGATCGGGGCGCCCGGCTGCACGCTCGGCTTGAACTCGAGCCGGACGCCGAACTCCTGGAAGGTGATCGTCGTCTGACCGTTCGTGGTCACGGTGGGGATCGGGACCTGACCGCCGACGAGGAGCTTGGCCGACTGACCCTCCATCACCACGAGCCGCGGGTTGGCCAGGGTACGTGCCGCGTTCCGCTGTTCCAGGAAGTGGATCTCTCCAATCAGCGTTTGCAGAGCGCTGGCGGCAACGTTGGGTGCTGTGAACAGGCCGAAGTCGAAGATTCCCGGGGTCCCCAAGAAGGGGGCGGCGGTGCTGCCCCCGCCATATCGGACACCGATGTCGTTCATCGCCGTGAGGTTGATTTCAGCCACCACCGTGGCGATTTGGATCTCCACGGGGTTGTGCACACGGACCATCATTGTGACGTTCTTGAAGTAGGTTTTGGCAATCGATTCGACCTTCGCCTGATCGTACGTCGTCTCCACGACGCCGTCGATCCGAACGGTATCCGGGCTGGTGACGGTAATGCTGACGTTGGGGTAGTCGTGAAGAGCCGCCGCAAGCTGTTGCTGCTGCACCTGCGTGGGAGGCAGGCTGGGCTGACGGACCGTCATCCGGTCCAGCACCCTGCCGAATGCCGAGGCGATCTGCTCGGCCTGCGCCTTCGCGGCGTCTGTGGCCACCGCTCCATCGAGCACCACGATGCCGCCCACGACGTTGGCCCGGATCTCCGGCTCCCCCAGCACGTCCCGCAGGGTCTTCGTGAGGTCCGCGCTGCTCGCGGCGACGACGACCACGCGATAGGTGCTGACCCCGGCCGCCGTCCACACGGTGAGCGTCGTCTCGCCGATGCGCTTCCCGAGGACCATTAATTGATTCCGTGTGATCAGATTGACGTCCGCGATTTCCGGCGCGGCGACCACGACGCGCTGGAGATTCGCAATGTCGAGCAGCCGGCCGTAGTTCACCGGAACGACGAGCGCCGGGAGTCCCTGCGCCTGCCCGCTTGGTGCCGCAACGACTACCGCAACGAAAAGCGCGATCACTCCTGCTATCGGCCGAGCGCGACGCAACGGTGACATTTTCTCCCCCCTAGAATCGACGCATGCCGGGCTGCCGGCCACTACCGTCCGGGCGCCGGCGCCCCAAAACCGGGTCCGCCCGAGCTCATGAATTGAGTATAGATTCTGACAAACCCCGGACCCGCCACCACGACGAAGAGGGCCGGCAGGATCAGGAAAATAAGCGGGAACAGCATTTTCACGGGCGCTTTGTAGGCGCGCTCTTCAATCCGCTGGCGCCGGCGCGTCCGCGCGTCTTCGGACTGAACGCGCAGCACCTGGGCGATGTTGACCCCGAACTCCATGGCCCGTACCAGGGTGGACGTAAACGACACGAGGTCCTCCACCCCGGTGCGGCTTCCGATGGCCTTCATCGCCGCCTGACGGTCGCTGCCGAGGCCGACTTCGTCCAAGTACACCTTGATCTCGTCGCTGATCGGCCCGCGCCGCCGGGACGACACGGTCTCGAGCGCCTGATCGAGACCAAGACCTGCCTCCACCGTCACGGTCAACAGATCGAGCGTTTCCGGCAGTTCCCGTACAATCCGGGCCTGGCGGCGCAGGATGGTGCGGCGAAGGGAGAATTCGGACCACGCGTACCCGAGCGCCCCGGCGACGATCGCAAACAGCACGGGCGTCCCGACGGGGGCGTGCCTGGTGAGCACGAGCACCACGATGCCCAGCGCGCCCGCGCGCAACCACTTCCAGGCGATCCAGACCACGGGATCGGTCGTACGGTTGCCCGCGCGCAGGAGGTTGGCCCGCACAGCGGCCAAGGATCCGGCCGGCGTCAGTCTGGCCGCCAGCCTGGCGACGGACTGTAAGATGGGGCCGAGCGCCCGCGCTGTGAAGGGCAGCGCAAGCGTCGATTCCCGGGGCATCCCTTGCGCACCGAGTTCCCTCAGCCGCTCCGCGACCAATTGCCGCTCCGGCGACCGCTGCAGCAGCGCGACGGTGGCAAGAAGCACCGTGCCAAAGACCAGCACTGCGATCGCGATCGGGATCATTCTCAGACCTCGATGGCGCCGATGCGCCGGATGAAGTAAATACCGAGCAGCTGCATCACGACCGAGATAGCCAGCATGATGTGGCCGATCCGCGTGGTCACCAGGTAGCTCGAGTACTCGCGCATGCCGACGAGCAGAACGACCATCAGGATGGGGGGAATCGCAACAACAATCACGGACGAGATACGCTGCTGGGAGGTGAGCACCCGAATAAAGTTCTTCAGCTTCACGCGCTCACGGAGCGTCGCGGTTACCTGATCCAAAAGCTCCGCCAGGTTGCCCCCGACCTGCCGGTTGGTCAAGATGCCGGCAACGGCCAGGTCGAAATCGTCGCTGCGGACCCGCGCCGCCATGTTCAACAAAACTTGCTCGGTGCCGAGCCCGAGGTTCATTTCGCGCTGCGCCCGCGCGAACTCAGCCGAGATCGGATAAGGATGATCGGACGCCACCATCGCCATCCCCTGGTTGAGCCCGAGGCCGACGCGAAGCGCCCCGGCAAGCGCCTGCAGCGCGTCCGGGAGTTGCCGGGTGAACGCGTCGCGGCGCCGGTTTCGCTTGAGGAGCAGCCACAAAAACGGCACCCCGACGCCCGCAGCCGCCGCCGGTACGACGATGAGACTGTCGCGGGCCGCGACGAGGCCGATGACGGCCGCCACCAGACCGCTCACCACGGCGATCAGGAGAAACTCGAAAGGTTTGATCGGCGCATCGGCCGCGTCGAGCAGACGTTCCAAGTGGCGTCCAAGGTTCCACCCCGCCATCGCGCGGTCGATCGACGGGATTTCGCTCCAGCGGCTGGTACCGGCGGCCGCCGCTCCGCCGTGCATCGGACGCACGAAACCACTCAGGCGCTCGGCGGCCGCAAAGCGCGGCGTCATCAAGCGCACCAATACCAGTTGCGCTATCAGCAGGACCGTCACGAATACCAGTATCGCGGTCAGCCACATCGTGCGATCCTCAGCGTAGGAATATGGACAAGGGGAGCTCGACGCCGGCCGGCTTCAACCGATCGTAGAACCGGGGCCGGATGCCGGTAAAGGTATGCTGACCGAGCACCCGGCCGTCAGGTCCGATGCCCTCCTGAACAAAGAGCGCAATGTCCTGCATCGTAATGATGTCGCCTTCCATCCCGGTGACTTCGGAGACCTTGGCCACCCGGCGGACGCCGTCGATGTAGCGCGACACATGCACGACGACGTGGATGGCCGACGAGACCTGTTCCCGAATTGCCCGCGTCGGCAGTTCGACTCCCGCCATCAGGACCATCGTTTCGATACGCGCGAGCCCATCCCGCGGCGAGTTCGCGTGCACGGTGGTCAGGCTGCCCTCGTGGCCGGTGTTCAGCGCCTGCAGCATGTCGAGCGCCTCGCCGCCCCGGACCTCGCCGACGATGATCCGGTCTGGACGCATCCGGAGGGCGTTCCGCACCAGATCCCGCGTCGTGACCTGCCCTCGTCCTTCGATATTCGGCGGCCGGGTCTCCAGACGCACCCAGTGCTCATGCTTCAGCTGGAGTTCGGCCGCGTCCTCGATCGTGATGATGCGCTCCGTCGGCGGAATGAACATGCTGAGCACGTTGAGGAGGGTCGTCTTGCCGGCGCCGGTGCCCCCACTCACGACGACGTTCATCTTCGCGGCGACGGCGGCGCGCAGCACCTGGGCCATCTCGGCCGTCATCGTCCCGAAGTTGATGAGATCCTCGGCGACGTAGGGATCACGGGCGAACTTCCGGATGGTCAGACACGGCCCGTTGAGGGCCAGCGGCGGAATGATGGCGTTCACCCGTGAGCCGTCGGGCAGCCGCGCGTCAACGTAGGGCTGCGCCTCATCGATCCGGCGGCCCACCTCGGAGACGATCTTTTCGATGATACGCATGACGTGCTGGTCGTCGCGGAACCGGATCGCGGTCGGGAAAATCTTGCCGGCCTGCTCGGCAAATACGACGTTGGGTCCGTTGACCATGATTTCGGTAATGCCGGCGTCGCGGACCAGAGGCTCGATCGGTCCGTAGCCCATCGCTTCGTCGACGATGTCGCTGATGAGCTTCGCGCGGTCCACCCGCGTAAGAAGCTCGGTCCCCGAGTCGAGGATCCGGCCCACCTCCCGCTCGACTTCCTCGCGCGTCCAGCTCGTGCCGCGGCGTCCAAGATCCTCGACGAGGCGCCGGTGGACGTCGTTCTTCAACGCCTGATAGGGTTCCGACCACCCGCGCTCGCTGACCTCGTCGAGCCGCCTACGCAGTGACACGATCCACTCTCCCGATGTATGCCATCACGGTCTTGGCAAGCGCACGAATCTGCTGGGCAAACGGCGTCTCGGGGTCGGTCATGATCAGCGGCATGCCGCTGTTGGCGGATGCGATCACCCGATCATCCCGCGGTAGCAGCGCCACGAACTTCATCCCGAGCGCCTTCTCTACGTCGCGCCGGGGCAGGGAATGCCGCTCGTCGACGGCATTCCCGACCAGCAGCAAATTCTGTATGGGGAACCGCAGCTGCGTCAGCATTTCGTGCATTTGGCTTGTGTCCTTGAGGCACACCACATCCAGCGTGGTGAGCTCGACCGCCAGATCGGCCACTTCCAGGGCTGCGAGCATCGCCTCGAACGACGACACGCTGACATCGACGACGACGACGCTGTACAGTGCCTGGAGGACGTTGAGCGTCTCGCGAAAACGCTCCGGCGGCACCTCTTCCGCCAACTCGGTCCGGAGGGGTGCCGCCAGCACCTCGACCCCGCTCTCATGCCGGTTGAGGAATCGCTCGGCGATCTCCACAGAAAGCGCCTGACTCATCTCGCGAATCGTGCGCTCGGGACGGATGTTCATCAGCGCCGCCACGTCGCCAAAGTACAGGTCGCCGTCGACCAGGGCCACCCGGCCGTCCTGCAGCCCCTTTAGAGCGATCGCGAGGTTGACCGCGACGGTGGTCTTCCCGACGCCACCCTTGCTCGACAATACGGCGAGGACCAACCCGCGGCGCGCGCCACCCACGTTGTCCAATTCGCCCGCCTCGGCGAGCACGCGCAAGACCGCGGCTTCGTCCAAGGGCGTGCTGAGGCAATCCCGCGCCCCGGCCCGCATCGCCTGGCGAAGGTCATCCGGCGAGACCGCGTGAGACGATACCAGAATGATGTAGATGCCTGGATGGCGCCGCGATATCCTCGCGGCCAGTTCGAATCCACTCGCGTCCCCGAGGTTCGTTGCCAGGAACACCAGCTGCGGCCCGCGGTGCGCAATCACATCCTCGAGCTCGTCGGCCTTGACGACCTCCGCCACCACGCGGGCGCCGGGGTGCTTCAAGACCGCGCTTTCGACCAAGCGCTGCACCGCCTGGTCGCCCGTCGCGACGACAATCCGTAGAAGTGATGCCACCCGAGTCCCCCGGACGCCCCGTCTACAACGCCTTAGAAGTGCACCGTTTCCTTCTGGCCGCCCCGCCAGATTTCGATGTTCTGACTCGGCGCAGGCGCCGGCCCGGTCACCCGGATGACAACGGGGATGGGACGAGCCGCCGGCGCGGCGACCACGGGCGCAGGGACGCCCTGCCCGTTCAGAGCGCTCAGAGTCGTCTGACCCCGGGTTTGCACAGTGCCGCTCACGCCGGCCGGCCGAAGGGCAAGACGCACCCTTCCGCTGTTGTCGATCGCCGTGAGCATCTCCACCTGTTCGGGGGTGAGCGCCACCGTCACCGAGGTCGTGACCTTGGCGGGCTGTCCGGGCTTTTGATCCGCCTGCTGCGCGCCTGCCAGCACGAGCACGTTTTGCAGGAAGATTCGAGACGTCTCAGGGTTGCCTCCCGCGACGACGGTGCCCACGATATCGACTCGGTCTCCGGGCGCGACAAATCCGGCCACGTCCGCGACCTCGTTCACTGCGATCGTGACCGCCCGCATGCCCTTCGGGACGACGTACGACAGGCTCGCCCCGACGTCCGCCGGAGCCAGCATGTCCGTGATCACCTGTTCACCTTCGAAGATCTCGGTCACGGCGACCCGGTTCACGCCTTCGACGACGGCATGAAGCGCCCGGGGGTGCCGGCCGGACGCGGGAACCTGGGTCACCTTAAGGTCGCCGCCGGCGATGATGTGACGCGTGGGAATGGGATGCGTGGCGACCACGACGTCCTCCATCGGCACGGCCGGCGCAACCGCGGTGCGGTGCTGTAGCGACTGCAGGTAGCCGACCACCACGGCCGTCGTGACAAGCGCCAGAATGATTGCGAGTGCAGGTACGACCCATCTACGATTCGTCATGTGTCTCTCTCCCCTCGTGCCCCTTCGCGTTACTGTAGAGACCTCACGTTCGAGAGCCCCGTGACCGACAACGTGGTCGGGTAACCGAGTGTTCCAACAAATGGTATCGCACCCGTCACCGGCAGGAGCGTCTGGACTTGGTAGATCGCCCACACCTGCAAGATATGATCACCCGTGGCCCCGTCGACGTACCGCACAACCGCAACGCACGATGTCTGGCCGGACGGCAGCGACGCGCTTGTCGCCGGCGCGGAGGACGAGTTGCCCGAGACCGTGCAGGGGGTGCCTGTCTGCACCGTCAAGAGCTGGGCCGTGGTTTGGACGCGCTGGGTGATCGCGTTATCGGACGTGGTGCAGGCCGTACCCGGCGCGCACCACGTCTGCATGATTCCCAATCGCGCCCCTTCACGGGCCGCGTTCGTCATGATCACCCACGAGCCGAACACGCGCCCGAACTCAAACGTCAGGAACGCCAGGATCAAGAGCAACGGCGTCAGCAGGGCGATCTCAAGAGCAAACTGACCCCGCTCGCTCTTCATCATGACGGACGGCAGAGTTAGGCACCGCGGCAGGCCACCCTGCGTGACAGATGGCCTGCGCGCGGCGCCTCGTTTTTCGCCTCGGAACATCACGGCGCGCTCTGGATACCCATCCACGAGGCGATCTTCGAGATCGATGTACTCAGCACGCCCTGCAGCGCAAACGCGGCCACAATCAGGAAGAGCACCACGCCCAGAATCAGCAGAACGTACTCCACCGTGCCCTGACCCTGCTCGTCCCGGTGCAGCTTGCTGGTCAACCGCGCGAGTGCGAACTCAAGCACGTGTATGCCCCCCCCGCCGGCCCCCGCAGCCATCTTTACGGCGGGTTCTGAGCGCCCATCCAGGAACTGATCTTCACGATCGCGCCGCTCAGCACACCCTGCAGCGCAAGCGCAGCCACAATCAGGAACAGCACGACGCCCAGAATCAGCAGGACGTACTCCACCGTGCCCTGACCCTGCTCGTCCCGGTGCAGCTTGCCGGCCAGCCACGCCTGCAGGAACTGAATCACATTCATTCGCATCCCCCTCTACGCAACTCCACGCCGGCCTTACGGCGGGTTCTGTGTGCCGATCCAGGAGCTGATCTTCGCGATCGCGCCGCTCAGCACACCCTGCAGCGCAAGGGCAGCGACGATCAGTAACAGCACCACACCCAGAATCAGCAGGACGTACTCCACCGTGCCCTGACCCTGCTCGTCCCGGTGCAGCTTGCCGGCCAACCAGGCCTGCAGGAACTGAATCACATTCATTCGCGTCCCCCCCTCTACACAACACCACACATACACAACACCACGCCGGCCTTTACGGCGGGTTCTGTGTGCCGATCCAGGAGCTGATCTTCGCGATCGCGCCGCTCAGCACATCCTGCAGCGCAAGGGCAGCGACGATCAGGAACAGCACCACACCCAGAATCAGCAGGACGTATTCCACGGTGCCCTGGCCGTATTCGTCTCGGTGCAGCTTGCCGGCCAGCCAAATCTGTACGAATGAAAACCAAGACATGTTTTGTTTTGTCCCTCCTTTCTCTGTTCCGGCGGGGTTTCCCCCTCGCCGGTGCCCCTGACGTCGGCCTGCCAACCTAGACAATACCCGTTAGATCACTCGGGCACCACTACCCAGCGCGGGTAGTTTCAGGGTAGGGTAGGGAAAGTCCCCATTTGCTCGCAAATCGGCCCGGGAGAGGGGCCCCGGGGTGCCAGAACCCGGTCAGCGAACGCGAAGGATCAAGAGGGCGTTGTTCGCGACAATCCCGATGTAGATCACGACGATCAATCGAGTGACCGCGAGAAGACGTACGGGAGCCGGCCGCCCCCAATTCGCGCTGCGCACGATGAGTGCTGCCAAGAACGCAAGCGCCAGCGCCTTGAGGACCGGGAGCGCAGGTGTAAACAGGAAATCGCGCAAGATGGGATTGGCTTCGTGGGCGCCGCGTGCCAACGCCAAGTACGTTGTCGCAAGATCCATCGCCTGAAGAACCACGAGAAGCCCGAACAGCGTCCAAAGCCGTCCGGACGACGCGAGCACGCGGAAAGACCGGACAAGGGCCCGATCTCTTGCACGGCGTTCCTTCGAAGCATCCACAACGTATTTTTCCCGCGCCGCACCCGGCATACCTGTCGTCCCCACCAGTGTTTTACCGGCGCACGAGGGTGCGTTATGCTTGTGGCCGTGCATCGCGGATGGTCGTTCCGGAACTTCCCCTGGGCGATGGTGCTCACGGCGTTCGCCCTTCGTCTGGCGGCCATGTCTTTGTTGCACAGCTATCGGTTCCCGTCGATTCATGACCACTATCTCTTCGGCACCGAAATGGGACGCATCGCCCGCTCGCTGGTTTCGGGCGGTGGCTTCGGGTCACCGCTGCACGGGCATACCGGACCGACGGCAATGGTGGGCCCGATCTACCCGTTTGTCGTGGCGGCGGCCTTTGAAGTATGGGGTACCTATACAACCGCCTCCGCGATGTCCTTGTTGACCCTGAATGCGCTCCTGTCGGCGATTACGGCGGCGGTCATCTACCTGATCGGCCGGCGGGCGTTCGACAAGAGAACCGGTACCTGGGCTGGGTGGATTTGGACGGTGTTTCCATTTGCCGTCTACTGGCCGATCGTATGGGTTTGGGATACCAGCCTGTCAACGTTGCTGTTCGCCCTCGTCCTTCTTGCGACGCTGCGCCTCGCGCAATCTATGCGCACGGCCGACGGAGCACGGTACGGCGTGCTGTGGGGCGTCGCGGTCCTGGCCAACACGACCTTCCTCCCCCTGCTGCCCGCATTCCTGGGGTGGTTGTGCTGGCGGCAGAGCCGCTGCGGCCAGTCCTGGGGCCGTCCGGCGGCCGCCGTGGCCGTTGCGTTCGCAATCGTGCTCACCCCCTGGATCGTCCGTAACCAGGTGGTATTCGGACGCGTGCTCCTGCGCTCCAACCTTGGGCTGGAGCTGGCACTCGGCAACTCACCCGGTAGAGACGACCCCGCGGCATGGCAGCGGATCCATCCTGCGGTCAACCCCGCCGAAATGGCGCGGTACCGGACGCTCGGCGAACTTCGCTACATGGCCGAAAAGCGGCGCCAGGCACTGGACTTCATCACACGACACCCCGCACTCTTCGCCCGCCGCACCGCGACGCATGTTCTGTACTTCTGGTTCGGCGCGGGCATGCCCGCCCGCGTGATTCGCTTCCCCGAAGTGTTGTTCGGACTCCCCGCATTCGTCGCGATCCCGGGACTGTGGCTCGCGATCGCGCGGCGGTCTCCGGCGGCCTTCCCGTTCACCGCTGTCGTCGCTCTGTTCCCGCTCGTTTATTACGTCACGCATCCGGACCTGCGGTTTCGCCACCTGATTGAGCCGGAACTGATGGTCCTGGCGGCGTACGGCGCAGGCACAATCCGGCGCAACCGGCGAACCGGCGCCCGAGAGGACCGCCCCGGTCCTGCGACGGGCCCGGGGGAAGCGACCTAGCGAATTGAAGGACACCGGCCCCCACGATCAAGGGAACGTTCACCGCCAGCGCCAAAGCGGCCACCCCCGCGCATGCCGGCAACCGGTGGCAACGATGCGATACCCGCCGACGTCAAGCCGTGCGTGCCCTCACGTGATGACGGGTTAGGAGATAAGGCCTCCCGAAACTGCCGAAACCGTAACACATTTCCCGCCTGATGGAACGGATTCTTTGACTTCAATCGTCGAGCTTTCCCGCATCCCGTACAATTAAGTTGCGGAATTCAGTCGATTCTAGTCGGGACATGGAAGGGTTTTAGGTGGGACGGCCGTGCACCGTTTGCACGCACGCGCAGCGCGAGGCCATCAATGAGGCCTTGGCGGAGGGGAATTGCTTCCGGGAAATCGCGGCGCAATACTGCGTTTCCAAGACGGCCCTGCACCGGCATTGGCAGGCGCATGTCGCGGACGCGCCTGCCAGCACGCCTACCGCGCCCCGTCAGGCTAGCGTGACGGCGCGACCGCCGCTCGTGACGTGGGGGGTGTGGGCGGCGGGGATTGTGGAAGTGCTGGGGCGGGCGGGAGAGACGGAGGTCGGCAAAGTGTAGAAGGTAATATTTAAGGAGCAAGCGGTCCGGACTAAATCGTTGGTCCTTACCGTACTTCTCGGGGCGTCATGGCTTTTTTCTATGGCGTCCATTATCTGTCGGACTGTCCGTACCTTTGGGGCGCAAGTGTTCATGCAAGTTCGGCGCTGGCGGGTGTTGGGGCACGTCGAAAAGGCCCACTTGCCAGTCTTCTCGTGGTGGTTGTTGATGGTCAGACGTGACCAAAAGCTGGCGGCCTTGGTCGTTCATTTCCATCGAATTTCTTGATGAGCCCTCCAGGAGTGCCGGAAATCAAGTTGGAAATTCTCGTGAACGAAGTGACGCGGCAAGTGAAGGTAAAGAACACTTCCGTGGTGCAGATGCGTGCGACTCTCGGAGCAGTCGGGTTTCGATATTGATGAGGTAACCTCGCCGGTGTCAGCGCCGGTGATAAACTGACCCAGATCGCCGGACTGAAAGTGACCCACCCCCAGCAAAGTTACCCTTCCGACCTGTTCAGGTCGGGAGGTGACGATCTCACCTATGCTGGG
Protein-coding regions in this window:
- the cpaB gene encoding Flp pilus assembly protein CpaB; the encoded protein is MTNRRWVVPALAIILALVTTAVVVGYLQSLQHRTAVAPAVPMEDVVVATHPIPTRHIIAGGDLKVTQVPASGRHPRALHAVVEGVNRVAVTEIFEGEQVITDMLAPADVGASLSYVVPKGMRAVTIAVNEVADVAGFVAPGDRVDIVGTVVAGGNPETSRIFLQNVLVLAGAQQADQKPGQPAKVTTSVTVALTPEQVEMLTAIDNSGRVRLALRPAGVSGTVQTRGQTTLSALNGQGVPAPVVAAPAARPIPVVIRVTGPAPAPSQNIEIWRGGQKETVHF
- a CDS encoding type II secretion system F family protein gives rise to the protein MWLTAILVFVTVLLIAQLVLVRLMTPRFAAAERLSGFVRPMHGGAAAAGTSRWSEIPSIDRAMAGWNLGRHLERLLDAADAPIKPFEFLLIAVVSGLVAAVIGLVAARDSLIVVPAAAAGVGVPFLWLLLKRNRRRDAFTRQLPDALQALAGALRVGLGLNQGMAMVASDHPYPISAEFARAQREMNLGLGTEQVLLNMAARVRSDDFDLAVAGILTNRQVGGNLAELLDQVTATLRERVKLKNFIRVLTSQQRISSVIVVAIPPILMVVLLVGMREYSSYLVTTRIGHIMLAISVVMQLLGIYFIRRIGAIEV
- a CDS encoding pilus assembly protein N-terminal domain-containing protein; its protein translation is MIALFVAVVVAAPSGQAQGLPALVVPVNYGRLLDIANLQRVVVAAPEIADVNLITRNQLMVLGKRIGETTLTVWTAAGVSTYRVVVVAASSADLTKTLRDVLGEPEIRANVVGGIVVLDGAVATDAAKAQAEQIASAFGRVLDRMTVRQPSLPPTQVQQQQLAAALHDYPNVSITVTSPDTVRIDGVVETTYDQAKVESIAKTYFKNVTMMVRVHNPVEIQIATVVAEINLTAMNDIGVRYGGGSTAAPFLGTPGIFDFGLFTAPNVAASALQTLIGEIHFLEQRNAARTLANPRLVVMEGQSAKLLVGGQVPIPTVTTNGQTTITFQEFGVRLEFKPSVQPGAPISLNLLTEVSNLDFANAIVANGFTIPTITTRRAETVVAMEPGQFLAIGGLIQNTNSKVVNKLPILGDIPILGELFRSTTFQKGESELVIFVAPSIVRPTTTPPPLPTLPNPEDLNP
- a CDS encoding CpaF family protein — protein: MSLRRRLDEVSERGWSEPYQALKNDVHRRLVEDLGRRGTSWTREEVEREVGRILDSGTELLTRVDRAKLISDIVDEAMGYGPIEPLVRDAGITEIMVNGPNVVFAEQAGKIFPTAIRFRDDQHVMRIIEKIVSEVGRRIDEAQPYVDARLPDGSRVNAIIPPLALNGPCLTIRKFARDPYVAEDLINFGTMTAEMAQVLRAAVAAKMNVVVSGGTGAGKTTLLNVLSMFIPPTERIITIEDAAELQLKHEHWVRLETRPPNIEGRGQVTTRDLVRNALRMRPDRIIVGEVRGGEALDMLQALNTGHEGSLTTVHANSPRDGLARIETMVLMAGVELPTRAIREQVSSAIHVVVHVSRYIDGVRRVAKVSEVTGMEGDIITMQDIALFVQEGIGPDGRVLGQHTFTGIRPRFYDRLKPAGVELPLSIFLR
- a CDS encoding type II secretion system F family protein: MIPIAIAVLVFGTVLLATVALLQRSPERQLVAERLRELGAQGMPRESTLALPFTARALGPILQSVARLAARLTPAGSLAAVRANLLRAGNRTTDPVVWIAWKWLRAGALGIVVLVLTRHAPVGTPVLFAIVAGALGYAWSEFSLRRTILRRQARIVRELPETLDLLTVTVEAGLGLDQALETVSSRRRGPISDEIKVYLDEVGLGSDRQAAMKAIGSRTGVEDLVSFTSTLVRAMEFGVNIAQVLRVQSEDARTRRRQRIEERAYKAPVKMLFPLIFLILPALFVVVAGPGFVRIYTQFMSSGGPGFGAPAPGR
- a CDS encoding DUF5658 family protein: MHGHKHNAPSCAGKTLVGTTGMPGAAREKYVVDASKERRARDRALVRSFRVLASSGRLWTLFGLLVVLQAMDLATTYLALARGAHEANPILRDFLFTPALPVLKALALAFLAALIVRSANWGRPAPVRLLAVTRLIVVIYIGIVANNALLILRVR
- a CDS encoding P-loop NTPase, yielding MQRLVESAVLKHPGARVVAEVVKADELEDVIAHRGPQLVFLATNLGDASGFELAARISRRHPGIYIILVSSHAVSPDDLRQAMRAGARDCLSTPLDEAAVLRVLAEAGELDNVGGARRGLVLAVLSSKGGVGKTTVAVNLAIALKGLQDGRVALVDGDLYFGDVAALMNIRPERTIREMSQALSVEIAERFLNRHESGVEVLAAPLRTELAEEVPPERFRETLNVLQALYSVVVVDVSVSSFEAMLAALEVADLAVELTTLDVVCLKDTSQMHEMLTQLRFPIQNLLLVGNAVDERHSLPRRDVEKALGMKFVALLPRDDRVIASANSGMPLIMTDPETPFAQQIRALAKTVMAYIGRVDRVTA
- a CDS encoding glycosyltransferase family 39 protein, whose translation is MVLTAFALRLAAMSLLHSYRFPSIHDHYLFGTEMGRIARSLVSGGGFGSPLHGHTGPTAMVGPIYPFVVAAAFEVWGTYTTASAMSLLTLNALLSAITAAVIYLIGRRAFDKRTGTWAGWIWTVFPFAVYWPIVWVWDTSLSTLLFALVLLATLRLAQSMRTADGARYGVLWGVAVLANTTFLPLLPAFLGWLCWRQSRCGQSWGRPAAAVAVAFAIVLTPWIVRNQVVFGRVLLRSNLGLELALGNSPGRDDPAAWQRIHPAVNPAEMARYRTLGELRYMAEKRRQALDFITRHPALFARRTATHVLYFWFGAGMPARVIRFPEVLFGLPAFVAIPGLWLAIARRSPAAFPFTAVVALFPLVYYVTHPDLRFRHLIEPELMVLAAYGAGTIRRNRRTGAREDRPGPATGPGEAT
- a CDS encoding TadE family protein; translation: MMKSERGQFALEIALLTPLLLILAFLTFEFGRVFGSWVIMTNAAREGARLGIMQTWCAPGTACTTSDNAITQRVQTTAQLLTVQTGTPCTVSGNSSSAPATSASLPSGQTSCVAVVRYVDGATGDHILQVWAIYQVQTLLPVTGAIPFVGTLGYPTTLSVTGLSNVRSLQ